tttgagaaagcctgcagacagtaccggctgcctatagatgaatgggcccgatacctgacaccagggctgagaggtaaagctctggaggcgtttgctgccctccctcaagaacaagatggtgactatgaggccatcaaaaaggctttgatagccaagtaccagcttacacccgaggtgtaccgtagaaagttccggaccctccaacgtggcccacacgacagttacagtgatgtggtgcatggactggggacccactttgaccagtggacccaaggactgtcagtgaccacctttgcacagctgcgagacctgatgatcaaagaccagttctttcatctttgcccagctgaggtgcgacagttcgtgatggacagagaacccaaagacgtgacgaaagcagcgcagattgccgatgcctatgaggccaaccgtagatcggaagtgcggaagccagtcaccaccagctggagagggggtaagcctgcaaccaatgccagtacccctgccagccagcacaccagaggtcctgtccccgtagccaacagcaccagacctaccaccgaacctcgcaagtgttaccactgcaatcagactggtcatatcagtacctactgcccagacaagcagaagaacaccccagccaaggccccagggcctaatgcagcagttcttttggtgggtggtgtggctgggagggtgtgtgacaacgtacagcccgtcactgtgggaggccatgttgctacaggcctcaaggacaccggggctgaacgaaccctcatccgacccgaactggcggcccctgaagaaatcattccggggaaaaccctaactgtcactgggattaggggcatcagctgtcccttaccgatggcccgggtttttattgattgggttgctgggagcggggtgaaggaagtggggctgtctgataatttgcccactgatgttttgttggggactgatttggggaggatgtttgcatactacgtccctgacacccctccccaatctactaatgagggtaaagttaaccctgatgatgatgatgatgggagatcgcatgtgttacctgaccatgctttatcttgtaatgatgcatctattaaccattttttccctaggattgatggtgaaaatgttgtacctgtgccagctgaacctgataatgatttttctgtgaaggttaatgtgtccataggtacaggcgtgcccagccacgtcgctctgcggagtgagacggctgaggaacccctaacaggggcaagtgtcggtgctacaggaaatggggagatgcatgggaaccgtgaggaaggtgatgccatgaaagtgaccagtgccaccgaggaaggtaactggcccataagtagcactgcccctgaagtgttgggggtggatggggaggtagagcccagagcagcgccggctgatgggactgtagaaacccccggggagacagcctacatagctgctgtcacccgcagtcagagtgcccggaacgcagataactgtcagccttccggaccctcctcagtcaccactgtgactgaaccagaggtggacccagagcaggtccaagagggttcccgtggggaagggaccctgacgtcgcttctggcttcccctagccaggagtttcaggccgctctgcacacagatgcgagcctagagagtttgagacaacttgcagggacgcccttctccgagactgataaggagaaggtgttctgggaacaaggaaggttataccgggagacagtacccggagaatcacaaaaggagtggttgagggagagACAGTTGGTCGTCtcccagcaattccggggtgagttgttgcggattgcccatgagatcccgctagctggacacttggggatcagcaaaactaaggcccggctgtctcaacacttctattggcctaagatggggacagatgtgtcaaactactgccgctcctgtatcacttgtcaaagagtggggaa
The Ranitomeya imitator isolate aRanImi1 chromosome 3, aRanImi1.pri, whole genome shotgun sequence genome window above contains:
- the LOC138672381 gene encoding uncharacterized protein encodes the protein MEKDGDLDTFLRAFEKACRQYRLPIDEWARYLTPGLRGKALEAFAALPQEQDGDYEAIKKALIAKYQLTPEVYRRKFRTLQRGPHDSYSDVVHGLGTHFDQWTQGLSVTTFAQLRDLMIKDQFFHLCPAEVRQFVMDREPKDVTKAAQIADAYEANRRSEVRKPVTTSWRGGKPATNASTPASQHTRGPVPVANSTRPTTEPRKCYHCNQTGHISTYCPDKQKNTPAKAPGPNAAVLLVGGVAGRVCDNVQPVTVGGHVATGLKDTGAERTLIRPELAAPEEIIPGKTLTVTGIRGISCPLPMARVFIDWVAGSGVKEVGLSDNLPTDVLLGTDLGRMFAYYV